ACCTTCactcccttcatcaccaccacctacgctAACGttaccaacaccacctcctccaccaccaccaggaccgtGTCAGTGGTGTTGGCAACGGTGTGTAACATCAGCAACGTAatgtccatcctcctcctccttcttcttctcctcttcctcctctttcctctaccaCTTCTTACTAATTGTctgtttgctcctcctcctcctcctccttctctacgtttggtttctttgatttcttttcttcttcttcttcttcttcttcttcttcttcttctttttctttgtcttcttgctcttgttcttgattttcttgcttcttcatgttcttcttatgttctttctcttcttctccttctacttcttccttctctccttcctcctctccttgttcttgctattgttctcctttctcctcctcctcttcctccttcaattcctttctcttcttccatatccACCTCCCTTGTCCTCGTCTTTCGGTTTCTCTCATCACGTCCACTTGCGTCCACTCCTTTCCACAATGACTCGGCACTTCAATCACTCATGGACACCAGCTATACAGAGGGAATGATAATGAAGCCTCAAGATGATCTATGACACCTGGGcctgagaggaggaggctgaggtgcACTCCTGAAGCTGAGGCAGGTAGAAAGGAGACAGGTGGGCGGACAGGTGGGAGGGAACATCACCTGTGGGCTGAAGATGACCCGCCTCCCTCTCTTCGCCCTCTCCTGAAGGTATATAAAGCGGCAGGCGACCTTTCCCTCCGTCAGTTCACTCCGGATCGTCTGCCAGTGAGTAGCATGGcgcatctccctctctttcccttcttctcctttccccctcacgACCTCCCTCGGGGCCTGACGGGGAGGACCAGACTTGGGTGCCGTGATGTGCGACCAAAGCCTAGGAACACTGCACTACTGACGATAGACGCGGActgccctccctctcctttccccctcacgACCCATTCCCTCGGGGCATGACGGGGAGGGCCAGACTTGGGTGCCGTGATGTGCGACCAGCGGCTAGGGGCACTGCACTGCTGACGAAGACGTGGACTGCTGGTGAGATTTGACTAACGAGTCGTGGATCATTATGCTGACTGTGGAATGACGCGACCTGCTGCTGAGTGCTGGCTTATGCAAATGCTGACTCATTAACGACGCGGATTGCTACTGCTGACGATGATTGGCTGACGATAAGTGCCTTGTTCTATGTGGTGCGGTGAGACTGACTTAGGATGTGGAATGTTCTGTTGGCCCGGACGTATGAAGGAAGTGGATTACTCTTACTGACTGACAAAGGAGGACGTGGACTGCCGCTGGTGGTGCTGGTAATACATGacaagacagtgagtttgcttcTGGTGAGTGACAAGGCAAAGTGTTGGCCCCAGTGACTGACAAAGGAGGTGGATCATTgttgcttcttctgcttctgacTGACGAGACAATGAGCGTCGCTTCTGATGACTTAAGCAGAATGTGGGGTATTGCTTCTTGTACCAGACAGAGCATATCAATACCTGCTGGTGCTTCTGACAAAGGACATGGATCGTTACTGATTGAGAGAACATGGACTGATTGATTGCTTCTGATCACCGCTGCCGCCGATTGACTGATGACAAGGTTCCTGAGGCCCGGCTGATGTCTAATGAAGCTCCTCTCCCGCCGCCCCGCAGCTCAGCAACATGAAGGTCCTCGCCGCCCTGCTgtgcctcgccgccgccgcctccgccaggATGGCCTACAGGTTCTCCGACGGCTACCTCGACATCCTCGGCGCGGAGCCCGTCCAGAACTTCGAATGCCTGGGCCGATCCTACGGCTACTACGCCGACGTGGCCACCGACTGCCGGGTGTTCCACGTGTGTCTGCCCATCACCGACGACGCGGGCGAGGTGGCGGAGACGGcgcacttctccttcttctgcggCAACCAGACGGT
The window above is part of the Eriocheir sinensis breed Jianghai 21 chromosome 44, ASM2467909v1, whole genome shotgun sequence genome. Proteins encoded here:
- the LOC126980312 gene encoding U-scoloptoxin(01)-Er1a-like encodes the protein MKVLAALLCLAAAASARMAYRFSDGYLDILGAEPVQNFECLGRSYGYYADVATDCRVFHVCLPITDDAGEVAETAHFSFFCGNQTVFSQESLTCAHPEEAFPCAEAETLYELSNADFGVIPEENQ